One Lates calcarifer isolate ASB-BC8 unplaced genomic scaffold, TLL_Latcal_v3 _unitig_1742_quiver_3352, whole genome shotgun sequence genomic region harbors:
- the LOC108890351 gene encoding homeobox protein goosecoid-like, translated as MDGSRVSDFSIERILSPQLGHKQPVMEFSPDGYLHGIPGGFSLDSGSLGPPAPVPVPVSGCLQYRGMSFEEAFYPYPAGFHRTDFSSVYPNSGVYVHFSSQDSADAPPLPGYHGYHPAQSQPRQKARMRTVFTDSQTKQLEALFELTDYPAVEARAKVARSTGLSEETVRVSPAPCFSLRME; from the exons ATGGACGGAAGCAGAGTGTCGGACTTCAGCATCGAGCGCATCCTGTCCCCGCAGCTCGGACACAAGCAGCCGGTCATGGAGTTTTCACCAGACGGATACCTGCATGGGATCCCCGGCGGGTTCAGTCTGGACTCTGGGAGCCTCGGGCCTCCTGCGCCGGTCCCGGTCCCGGTGTCAGGCTGTCTGCAGTACCGAGGGATGAGCTTTGAAGAGGCGTTTTACCCGTACCCCGCCGGTTTCCACCGCACAGACTTCAGCAGCGTCTATCCAAACTCCGGAGTCTACGTTCACTTCAGCAGCCAGGACTCTGCAG ATGCTCCGCCGTTGCCGGGTTACCACGGGTACCATCCCGCCCAGTCGCAGCCGCGTCAGAAGGCCCGGATGAGGACGGTGTTCACCGACAGTCAGACCAAGCAGCTCGAGGCGCTGTTCGAGCTCACCGATTACCCGGCGGTGGAGGCGCGCGCTAAGGTGGCGAGGAGCACCGGGCTGAGCGAGGAGACGGTCAGGGTGAGTCCGGCACCATGTTTCAGTTTGAGGATGGAGTAA